From a single Nostoc edaphicum CCNP1411 genomic region:
- a CDS encoding RDD family protein gives MTIERLPQKHYPKAEIGRRGMALGLDFLGVWLVSSLLGGGDIGIQFVQILVFIILWLVLRVLVVYNNQGQSLGRWAFDLKVLEVEDGEVMGRIPDLLSLVKRETIIGLGALLVSIALSNIRANPTAILLVLPLAIDCGTALSDAQMRQALHDRYCGTFIVSSRRGYSLDIKIKRLVENMRQNVRR, from the coding sequence ATGACTATCGAACGACTTCCCCAAAAACACTATCCCAAGGCTGAGATTGGGCGGCGAGGTATGGCATTGGGACTTGATTTCCTTGGTGTCTGGTTAGTCAGTTCCCTACTGGGAGGCGGCGATATCGGTATTCAATTTGTACAAATTCTAGTTTTTATCATACTTTGGCTGGTTTTGCGGGTGCTGGTAGTATACAACAATCAAGGGCAAAGTTTAGGGCGTTGGGCGTTCGACTTAAAGGTGTTGGAAGTCGAAGATGGGGAAGTAATGGGCAGAATTCCAGATTTACTCTCACTGGTGAAGCGAGAGACAATCATCGGCTTGGGTGCGCTTTTAGTATCAATTGCCCTGAGCAATATTAGAGCCAATCCCACTGCTATACTGCTAGTACTTCCCCTAGCAATTGATTGTGGGACTGCCTTATCTGATGCCCAGATGCGGCAGGCTTTACACGATCGCTATTGTGGAACTTTCATCGTTTCGTCGCGTCGTGGCTACTCGCTCGATATAAAAATCAAAAGATTAGTTGAAAATATGCGGCAGAATGTGAGAAGATAG
- a CDS encoding PEP-CTERM sorting domain-containing protein, with the protein MIHLFAKTAIGMVTTTALALAIAISTKDLAHAAEFNFSWEGDTGYSAKGSFNYDTKTAPSVISEAGLGATKNLQSLSISFFDPLSNLINSFTPVLSGVSNYGYLRFNFDNTTQQIFGPFDVGKDDELPGDTWLNNNLALIDEGFSDEVLTKEFGFNNRDAAGTKQILDLSNNSVQVSKVPEGSIIVGLLAVCSLGFIAHRNLDKATQE; encoded by the coding sequence ATGATACATCTGTTTGCTAAAACAGCTATTGGTATGGTGACGACTACTGCTTTAGCGTTAGCGATCGCCATAAGCACTAAAGACCTAGCTCACGCTGCTGAGTTCAACTTTAGCTGGGAAGGAGACACTGGTTATTCAGCTAAAGGTTCATTTAACTACGATACAAAAACTGCTCCTAGCGTTATTTCTGAAGCAGGTTTGGGAGCTACGAAGAACTTGCAATCTCTCTCAATTTCCTTCTTTGATCCATTGAGTAATCTCATAAATAGTTTCACTCCAGTGCTTAGTGGTGTATCCAACTACGGCTATTTGAGATTCAACTTTGATAACACTACTCAGCAAATCTTTGGCCCCTTTGATGTTGGCAAGGATGATGAGCTTCCTGGTGACACATGGCTTAATAATAATCTCGCACTTATAGATGAAGGTTTTAGTGATGAGGTTCTAACTAAAGAATTTGGTTTTAACAATAGAGATGCAGCAGGCACAAAGCAAATACTAGATTTAAGTAACAATTCGGTTCAGGTATCCAAAGTCCCCGAAGGAAGCATAATTGTAGGTTTGCTAGCAGTGTGTAGTTTGGGATTTATCGCTCATAGAAATCTAGATAAAGCTACCCAAGAGTAG
- the glp gene encoding gephyrin-like molybdotransferase Glp yields MLSVGDAEAIILNFVQPLDHQRDTEVVDLFAADSRILATPVTSPLDFPHWDNSAMDGYAVRYEDVQHSNAEQPAVLEIVEDIPAGYQPKSTIQTGQAARIFTGAVIPAGADTIVIQEKTRREENRVFILDAPKPQEFVRHKASFYQAGTQLLPAGIKLNSPEIAVLAAAQCPKLSVYRRPRVAIFSTGDELVTVDQPLQSGQIVDSNQYALAALVRQSGAEPLILGIVKDDPVALEKVITHAVAIADIVLSSGGVSVGDYDYVDTIIESLGAKIHIRAVAMRPGKPLTVATFPSRNAINPTDAMNRVSTNSPLYFGLPGNPAAVLVTFWRFVLPAIKKLSGITENWEPVFLKVRSHDELRSDGKRETYLWGKLHLINGVYQFHKAGGSHSSGNLINLAQTNALAVLPVGKTLIYPQEEIQVLQLSSGE; encoded by the coding sequence ATGTTATCAGTCGGCGATGCAGAAGCAATTATTTTAAATTTTGTGCAGCCGTTGGATCATCAGCGGGATACTGAAGTTGTAGATTTATTCGCAGCCGATAGTCGGATTTTGGCAACACCTGTCACCAGTCCGTTAGATTTTCCCCATTGGGATAATTCGGCAATGGATGGCTACGCAGTTCGCTACGAAGATGTACAGCACTCTAACGCCGAACAACCAGCCGTTTTAGAAATTGTTGAAGATATTCCGGCTGGGTATCAGCCCAAGTCTACGATTCAAACAGGGCAAGCGGCGCGAATTTTTACAGGTGCGGTGATCCCAGCAGGTGCAGATACTATAGTTATCCAAGAGAAGACACGTCGGGAGGAAAACCGCGTATTCATCCTGGATGCACCAAAACCGCAAGAATTTGTCAGACACAAAGCATCTTTTTACCAAGCTGGAACACAACTATTACCAGCAGGAATTAAGTTAAATTCCCCAGAAATTGCTGTATTGGCAGCAGCACAATGTCCAAAATTAAGTGTTTACCGCCGTCCGCGTGTGGCAATTTTTTCCACTGGTGATGAGTTGGTGACAGTTGATCAACCGCTGCAATCAGGGCAAATTGTGGATTCTAATCAGTATGCACTGGCAGCTTTGGTGAGACAAAGTGGCGCAGAACCGTTGATTTTAGGCATTGTGAAAGATGATCCAGTTGCTCTGGAGAAAGTCATTACCCACGCAGTTGCGATCGCTGATATAGTTCTTTCTTCTGGTGGCGTCTCAGTGGGAGATTATGACTACGTTGACACAATTATCGAATCGCTAGGAGCAAAAATTCACATTCGCGCTGTGGCAATGAGGCCAGGGAAACCCCTCACTGTCGCCACTTTCCCCAGTAGAAACGCGATTAATCCTACAGACGCGATGAATCGCGTCTCTACAAACTCCCCACTTTATTTTGGTTTACCAGGAAACCCTGCGGCTGTGCTGGTGACATTTTGGCGGTTTGTGCTACCAGCAATTAAGAAACTTTCGGGAATTACTGAAAATTGGGAACCAGTGTTTTTGAAAGTGCGATCGCATGATGAATTGCGATCGGATGGTAAGCGTGAAACTTACCTTTGGGGGAAATTGCATTTAATTAATGGAGTTTACCAATTTCACAAAGCTGGCGGTAGTCATAGTTCTGGCAATTTAATTAATTTAGCCCAAACCAATGCCTTAGCTGTTCTTCCAGTGGGTAAAACACTAATTTACCCACAAGAAGAGATACAAGTTTTGCAGCTTAGTAGTGGGGAGTGA
- a CDS encoding cysteine desulfurase-like protein, translating to MLLNLDKVRQYFPALAGEWTFFDNAGGSQTLKKVVDRISEFLLSSDVQLGASYGVSQLAGERLALATRGMASFINANSSKEVVMGPSTTMMLRVLSICLGQTFTPGDEIIVTNCDHEANIGAWVALEKQGMKVKVWQIRPDTLKLHLADLEPLMSQRTKLVALTHASNVLGTINPIKEIAAFVHDRNAMICVDGVAYAPHRLVDVQDLDVDFYALSCYKVYGPHHALLYGKEEHLLRLPGLNHYFIEQTDIPYKFQLGNVNFELSYGMLGLCDYLSELAQLHYGNETAPDLRNQMVQAFDLISLHEEKISDRLLNYLNGKSNVRVIGQSKADREFRVPTISFIVDGIHSSTIPEKIDQHFIGIRYGDFYAKRLIEYLGLASQGGIVRVSMVHYNTLDEVNSLIEAFEQIF from the coding sequence ATGCTCCTGAATCTTGATAAAGTCCGTCAATATTTTCCTGCTCTAGCTGGTGAATGGACTTTTTTTGATAATGCTGGCGGGTCACAAACTCTGAAAAAAGTAGTAGATAGAATTAGTGAATTTCTCTTAAGTTCAGATGTCCAGTTGGGAGCTTCGTATGGGGTTTCTCAACTTGCAGGAGAACGATTAGCCCTAGCAACTAGGGGAATGGCTAGTTTCATTAATGCCAATTCTTCTAAAGAAGTGGTCATGGGCCCATCTACTACAATGATGTTGAGAGTTCTCTCAATTTGTTTGGGTCAAACCTTCACACCTGGCGATGAGATTATTGTTACTAATTGTGACCATGAGGCTAATATTGGTGCTTGGGTCGCTCTTGAAAAACAAGGAATGAAGGTGAAAGTGTGGCAAATCCGTCCAGACACCTTGAAACTTCATTTAGCAGATTTAGAACCATTGATGAGTCAGCGTACCAAACTAGTAGCTTTGACTCATGCTTCTAATGTTCTGGGAACCATCAACCCAATTAAAGAAATTGCTGCATTTGTACACGATCGCAACGCGATGATTTGTGTAGATGGTGTAGCTTATGCACCCCACAGATTAGTTGATGTTCAAGATTTGGATGTAGATTTCTATGCTTTGAGTTGTTATAAAGTCTATGGGCCACATCATGCCTTACTTTATGGCAAAGAAGAACATTTATTAAGATTGCCTGGTCTTAACCATTATTTTATTGAACAGACAGATATACCTTATAAATTTCAGTTAGGTAATGTCAATTTTGAATTAAGTTATGGAATGTTAGGTTTATGTGATTACTTGAGTGAATTAGCACAACTGCACTATGGCAATGAAACTGCACCTGATTTGAGAAATCAAATGGTGCAGGCGTTTGATTTAATTAGCCTACATGAAGAAAAGATTAGCGATCGCCTCCTAAATTACCTCAACGGCAAGTCTAATGTACGAGTGATTGGTCAATCAAAGGCTGATCGTGAATTTCGTGTGCCGACTATATCTTTTATAGTAGATGGAATACATAGTTCAACTATTCCAGAAAAAATTGACCAACATTTTATTGGAATTCGCTACGGAGACTTTTATGCCAAACGGCTCATTGAATACTTGGGGTTAGCATCGCAAGGTGGAATAGTCCGGGTGAGTATGGTACATTACAACACCCTGGATGAAGTTAACAGCTTAATTGAGGCTTTTGAGCAGATATTTTAA
- a CDS encoding DUF4327 family protein produces the protein MNTTVTYDIEVIKEEALQLVKKGLINRQQPIYTLCKYIPHRDWVNFELELEKNEFLLRDRIIDLLNHESWEDDYGCI, from the coding sequence ATGAACACTACCGTTACATACGACATTGAGGTTATCAAGGAAGAAGCACTTCAACTTGTCAAAAAGGGACTTATTAACCGTCAGCAGCCAATTTATACCCTCTGTAAATATATTCCTCATCGTGACTGGGTTAATTTTGAACTTGAGTTAGAAAAAAACGAATTTCTACTCAGAGATAGAATTATCGACCTACTGAATCACGAATCGTGGGAAGACGATTATGGCTGCATTTAG
- a CDS encoding P-loop NTPase fold protein, whose translation MLLDLERFYQACNPSRPLIIGNPSDRRYYIDFAAVRGGKIIEALQRTIARISPDIPTCQLFTGHLGCGKSTELLRLKAELEVQQFHVVYFESTHVLEMADVDVTDILLAIAGQVSESLEAMRISLKPTYFTKLFGELVDFLQTPIDFGVEAELSVGIAKITAKTKESPQLRRRLRDYLEPRTANILQAINQELLERAIKELKTRGKKGLVVIVDNLDRVAIRPLPSGRSLPEYLFIQRGEQLRKLNCHVVYTIPLALTFSNDSAELQHRLGGGVAPKVLPMIPVRLRSGEIFPQGLTMLRQMVLARAFPDILPSDRLGLITEVFDSLETLDRLCLISGGHVRDLLGLLFDCLREQDPPFERECVDLVIQRQRDYRANAIDPHEWELIFQVVQQQRVRGDIEYHTLLRSLFVFEYRDHQGAWFAVNPVLAETEKFKSWLNDTHK comes from the coding sequence ATGCTCCTAGATTTAGAAAGATTTTATCAGGCTTGCAATCCGAGCAGACCTCTAATCATAGGAAACCCTAGCGATCGCCGATACTATATCGATTTTGCTGCGGTGCGGGGTGGTAAAATCATCGAAGCTTTACAGCGGACGATCGCGAGAATTTCGCCGGATATTCCCACTTGTCAGCTATTTACCGGACATCTCGGCTGTGGTAAATCAACGGAGTTGTTGCGCCTCAAAGCTGAATTAGAAGTGCAGCAATTTCATGTAGTTTACTTTGAGTCTACCCATGTCTTAGAAATGGCCGATGTGGATGTGACTGATATTTTATTGGCGATCGCAGGACAGGTAAGTGAAAGCCTAGAAGCCATGAGAATCAGTCTCAAACCTACCTACTTTACCAAGTTATTTGGTGAACTTGTGGATTTTCTGCAAACACCAATTGACTTTGGCGTAGAAGCAGAGTTGTCTGTGGGGATTGCCAAAATCACAGCTAAAACTAAAGAAAGTCCCCAATTGCGGCGACGGTTAAGAGATTATCTAGAACCCCGAACAGCAAATATTTTACAGGCAATTAATCAAGAATTGCTAGAACGTGCCATCAAGGAACTGAAAACCAGGGGAAAAAAAGGATTGGTGGTAATTGTTGATAACTTGGATAGAGTTGCAATTCGACCTTTACCATCGGGGCGATCGCTACCAGAATACTTGTTTATTCAGCGTGGCGAACAGTTACGCAAACTAAATTGTCATGTAGTCTATACTATTCCCCTAGCTCTGACTTTCTCCAACGATAGCGCCGAACTTCAGCATCGTTTAGGGGGAGGAGTTGCACCAAAAGTATTACCGATGATACCCGTGCGTCTACGCTCTGGCGAGATTTTCCCGCAAGGGCTAACAATGTTGCGGCAAATGGTTCTAGCTAGAGCTTTTCCAGACATTTTGCCTAGCGATCGGTTAGGCTTAATTACAGAAGTGTTTGATAGTCTGGAAACCCTAGATCGGTTATGCCTGATTAGTGGTGGTCATGTCCGCGACTTACTGGGGTTACTGTTTGACTGTCTGCGAGAACAAGATCCACCATTTGAACGGGAATGTGTCGATTTGGTGATTCAAAGACAGCGAGATTACCGAGCCAACGCCATCGATCCCCATGAGTGGGAATTAATCTTTCAAGTGGTGCAACAGCAGAGGGTTAGAGGCGATATAGAATACCACACTCTATTGCGAAGTTTATTTGTATTTGAATACCGCGATCATCAGGGAGCTTGGTTTGCCGTCAACCCAGTTTTAGCAGAGACGGAAAAATTTAAATCATGGTTGAACGACACCCACAAGTAG